TTCGACGGCTTCGTGCTCGTGACCAGCGTGCCCGGCTTCTACGAGATCAAGCGCACCCGCACCCAGGGGCCCGTCTTCGACTGACGGGACGCGGCTGCCGGCCCCCCCGCGCCCTCGCCGCCCGCCTCGCCCCGCGGCACCCGACCCCGCGCCCCGTCCGACCGGCGGGTGCGCGGGGTCACCCGTGTGGAGCAGCACGCCCGGCTCGTGTGATGCTGGGCGCCGCACGCACGGCCGACGGAAGGGTGCGAGGTGGGTCTGTCGTCACGCATGGCGGGGCTGAGCCGGGGGATGAGGGCGTTCCTGCTGATCGACCTCGTGCTCGTGCTCGCCCTGGTCGTCGTCGCCGCCGTCGTCCTGAGCGGCGTGCTCCGCGGCTCGGGCCCACGTGACGCCGCGCCGGGCACGGAGCCGGGCGCGTCGGCGTCCGCCTCGCCCGGGACCCCGTCCGCCCGACCGACGGGCGTCGAGACGTTCGCGAGCCCGACGGGGAACATCTCCTGCGCCATGGCGGACGACGGCGTGACCTGCTCGATCGCGAGCATCACGTTCACCCCGCCGGGCGCGGAGGCGTGCGCCGCGGGAACCCTCGGCCATGTCGTGGTCGCGGGTGCCGACGGGGTCGAGCTGCCGTGCGCCGACGGGCCGGTGCCGGCCGTGGCCGCGGACGACGTCCCGCGGCTCGAGTACGGGGCGACGTCGACCGTGGGCGGGTGGACGTGCACGAGCGCCACGAACGGCGTGACGTGCGTCGACGAGTCCGGGACCGGCTTCAGGCTCGCGCGCGCGGAGCTCGTCGAGCTCGGCTGACCGCGGAGCTCGTCGAGCTCGGCTGACCGCACCGTCGCCCGCCGCGGCTCCTCGCACGGCCCGCGCGGCCGAGCCGGGCCCCTGCGTCGCGGCAGGGGCCCGGCTCGTCGCCTCACCAGATGCGCACGCGCTCCTCCGGCGCGAGGTACAGCGCGTCGCCGGGCTGCACGTCGTACGCCGTGTAGAACTCGTCGAGGTTGCGCAGCACGCCGTTGCAGCGGAACTCCGCGGGCGCGTGCGGGTCGACCGCGAGGCGACGGACCGCCTCCTCGTCGCGCGCCTTGGTCTGCCAGACCTGCGCCCAGCCGAGCAGCACGCGCTGCACGCCGGTCAGCCCGTCGATCACCGGGGCCTTGTCGAGCGGGCGCCCGAGCGCGAGGCGGTACGCCTTGAGCGCGATCGTGAGCCCGCCGAGGTCGCCGATGTTCTCGCCGACCGTCAGGGCGCCGTTGACGCGGTGCTCGTCGCCGAGCTGGGCCGGGGAGAACGCCGAGTACTGCGCGACGAGCGCGGCCGCCCGCTCCTCGAACTCGGCGCGGTCCTCGGCCGTCCACCAGTCCTCGAGCCGGCCGTCGCCGTCGTACTTCGAGCCCTGGTCGTCGAACCCGTGCCCGATCTCGTGCCCGATGACCGCGCCGATCCCGCCGAAGTTCACCGCGTCGTCGGCCTCGGCGTCGAAGAACGGCGGCTGGAGGATCGCGGCCGGGAACACGATCTCGTTCATGCCCGGGTTGTAGTACGCGTTGACGGTCTGCGGCGTCATGAACCACTCGTCGCGGTCGATCGGCTTCCCGATCTTCGCGAGCTCGCGGTCCTGCTCGAACGCGTTGGCGCGCCGCACGTTCCCGAGGAGGTCGTCGGGCTCGACGACGAGCGCCGAGTAGTCGCGCCACCGCGCCGGGAAGCCGATCTTGGGCGTGAACGCGTCGAGCTTCGCGAGCGCCTTGACCCGCGTCTCCTCGCCCATCCAGTCGAGCTCGCCGATCGACTCGCGGTACGCCTCGACGAGGTGCCCGACGAGCACCTCCATGCGCTGCTTGTGCTCCGCGGGGAAGTGCCGCTCGACGTAGACCTTGCCGACGGCCTCGCCGAGGGCCGCCTGGACGAGCGCGACGCCGCGCTTCCAGCGGTCCCGCAGCTCCTGGGCGCCGGTCAGCGTGCG
The Cellulomonas sp. NS3 DNA segment above includes these coding regions:
- a CDS encoding DUF6636 domain-containing protein, whose product is MGLSSRMAGLSRGMRAFLLIDLVLVLALVVVAAVVLSGVLRGSGPRDAAPGTEPGASASASPGTPSARPTGVETFASPTGNISCAMADDGVTCSIASITFTPPGAEACAAGTLGHVVVAGADGVELPCADGPVPAVAADDVPRLEYGATSTVGGWTCTSATNGVTCVDESGTGFRLARAELVELG
- a CDS encoding M13 family metallopeptidase gives rise to the protein MARSGIDLTALDTDVRPQDDLYAHVNGRWVASHEIPADRATDGAFRALHDRAEEQVRVIIEEAAARAAAGEGEGVEAQVGALYASFMDEDRVEAAGVEPLRADLALVDGATTAAELTEALGALQRTGGAGAVGFWVDNDAKDPTRYVVYLVQSGLGLPDESYYRDAQYAEVLTAYRPHVARMLRLGGAVADADRADELAGRVVALETQLAAGHWDVVKDRDADLTYNPTTLDALAAAAPGFDWHAWARALGAPEAAMEQLVVREPSFAEVFARLWTELPLEDWKAWLAYHLVSARAPYLPAEVVEANFDFYGRTLTGAQELRDRWKRGVALVQAALGEAVGKVYVERHFPAEHKQRMEVLVGHLVEAYRESIGELDWMGEETRVKALAKLDAFTPKIGFPARWRDYSALVVEPDDLLGNVRRANAFEQDRELAKIGKPIDRDEWFMTPQTVNAYYNPGMNEIVFPAAILQPPFFDAEADDAVNFGGIGAVIGHEIGHGFDDQGSKYDGDGRLEDWWTAEDRAEFEERAAALVAQYSAFSPAQLGDEHRVNGALTVGENIGDLGGLTIALKAYRLALGRPLDKAPVIDGLTGVQRVLLGWAQVWQTKARDEEAVRRLAVDPHAPAEFRCNGVLRNLDEFYTAYDVQPGDALYLAPEERVRIW